The DNA window AGAGACCACGTGCGGTTGTGCCAGGCTCAACTCTGCTGCGTCTTCGACCGTGACGATCCGTTCCTGCTTCGGAATCAGCCCCGACAGGAGGTTGAGGAGCGTTGTCTTGCCGCTCCCTGTCCCTCCCGAGATCACCAGATTCTTGCGGGCTCGCACCACTCGCCTGAGAAACTTGAGCATACGTGAGTCGAGCGCACCCAACTCGAGCAGTCTCTCGAAGGTGATCGCTTCCTTTGCGAACTTGCGGATCGTGATGCAGGGCCCTCTTATTGCGAGTGGCGGAATGACCGCGTTGACTCTCGATCCATCTGACAGCCGCGCGTCCTGAATGGGCGAGGATTCGTCGATTCGTCTCCCGAGCGGGGTCACGATGCGCTCGATGACCGCGCGCACGGCTTCGTCGTCCGTGAAGGTCAAGTCGGTTCGCTCGACACGTCCATCGCGCTCCACGAAGATCGTCCTGGGATCGGTCACCATGATCTCCGAGACCCCCGGATCATCGAGTAGCGGCTCGAGCGGCCCGAGCCCTAGAACCTCGTTGCACAGCTCGTCCACCAGACGCGCGTGCCCCGCCGTGGGGACGTGGGCGCAGTGCGCCGCCACCAATTCGGAGAGCGCGGCACGCACCTCGGATCGCAGCTCATCACCGCTCGGACCTCGCAGCTCGAAGCTTCGCGGATCGACGCGCTCGAGCAGCAGGCGACGCAGCTTCCGTCGTTCGGGCGCGTCGAGTCCCGGGGTGGCGGATCGGGAGCCGCAGGCAGGCTTCGGTTCATCACCACGAGCGACGGTGACTTCGTAGGGGCCAATCGTCAACGTCACCTCGGGTCCCACAAGGCGACTCTCGTGGTGCAGCTCGTCTGCCCCGTCTGTCCCAATTCGCGTGCCGTTGGCAGAGCTGTCGCTTACACGGAGCTGCTCGCCTACGATCTCGATCGAGGCGTGTCGGCGGGAAACCGACGGGCAGTCGAGCACTACGCCGCATTTCGGATCGCGACCGAAGTAGATGAAGTCCGAGCCTTGCAGGCGTAGGTCGCGCTCCTGCTTGTCCGACTCGATCTGCTTTATCCGGATGAGGACGTGTGGCACGCTCATTTTCCAGTCCCTCGTATGCGGCTGCGTTTATGGTCGGTAGGGAGCTGCGGCTGCTCGAGGTCGCCCGCGAACCTGCGGAAGCTCTCGAGGGCCTCGTGGACCAACCTGCGGGCTCGAGGTGGCACCGCCTCCACTACGGTCGGAATGACCACAATCAGATTCTCGACCT is part of the Pseudomonadota bacterium genome and encodes:
- the tadA gene encoding Flp pilus assembly complex ATPase component TadA; amino-acid sequence: MSVPHVLIRIKQIESDKQERDLRLQGSDFIYFGRDPKCGVVLDCPSVSRRHASIEIVGEQLRVSDSSANGTRIGTDGADELHHESRLVGPEVTLTIGPYEVTVARGDEPKPACGSRSATPGLDAPERRKLRRLLLERVDPRSFELRGPSGDELRSEVRAALSELVAAHCAHVPTAGHARLVDELCNEVLGLGPLEPLLDDPGVSEIMVTDPRTIFVERDGRVERTDLTFTDDEAVRAVIERIVTPLGRRIDESSPIQDARLSDGSRVNAVIPPLAIRGPCITIRKFAKEAITFERLLELGALDSRMLKFLRRVVRARKNLVISGGTGSGKTTLLNLLSGLIPKQERIVTVEDAAELSLAQPHVVSLESRPANMEGKGACTIRDLVRNALRMRPDRIIVGECRGGEALDMLQAMNTGHEGSMTTVHANSPHEAVARLETLCLMSGVDLPARAIRLQLAASLHVIVQQARFADGSRRITSISEVVASEHEGLEVRELLGFRRSAAQDDQRVRGEFSASGYLPTFASELFNQGLVSDGELL